A window of the Parvularcula bermudensis HTCC2503 genome harbors these coding sequences:
- a CDS encoding response regulator, whose amino-acid sequence MVEPVRNQKRKNTAAATRQVTVSIDHAEDQMVLETVFLQASAPVPSRPALAPVSSAEITEHRPYALAPQETFPVAPLSTVFVIDDDELDILMYERVFQRSAAVERAVNFSFAQSALEVLDSGERPELIFLDINMPGMSGFDFLRAIEDSPTLDLEMFPTVIMSTSDLAEDREQARSFDNVIAYFTKPPCVSMIRLLTCCTRASREEREALSNVLFSKRSVIDLRAVEDAIQQLLGPSTTA is encoded by the coding sequence GTGGTCGAGCCGGTACGAAATCAGAAAAGAAAAAACACCGCCGCCGCGACCCGTCAGGTGACGGTCTCGATTGACCATGCCGAGGACCAAATGGTGCTCGAAACGGTGTTTTTGCAGGCGAGCGCGCCGGTTCCCTCTCGTCCTGCGCTCGCCCCTGTGTCGTCGGCTGAGATCACAGAGCACCGTCCCTATGCGTTGGCGCCGCAGGAAACCTTCCCCGTCGCGCCCCTATCGACGGTCTTCGTCATCGACGATGATGAACTCGATATCTTAATGTACGAACGGGTCTTTCAGCGGTCAGCTGCGGTTGAGCGTGCCGTTAATTTCTCCTTCGCCCAAAGTGCTCTTGAGGTGTTGGATAGCGGCGAACGGCCTGAGTTGATCTTTCTGGATATCAATATGCCGGGCATGTCCGGCTTTGATTTCCTCCGCGCAATCGAGGACTCGCCGACCCTCGATCTTGAGATGTTCCCCACGGTGATCATGTCGACCTCCGACCTCGCCGAGGATCGCGAACAAGCTCGGTCGTTTGACAATGTCATCGCCTATTTCACCAAACCGCCCTGTGTCTCAATGATCCGTCTTTTGACCTGCTGTACCCGAGCCTCTCGAGAAGAGCGGGAGGCGCTCAGCAATGTGCTGTTCTCAAAGCGAAGTGTGATTGATCTCCGGGCGGTCGAAGACGCGATACAACAGCTGCTTGGCCCTTCAACGACGGCCTAG
- a CDS encoding acyl-CoA dehydrogenase family protein, producing the protein MTDTPSLYSFSARDDMHDLRMSEAALPLLEKVKSFIGEIVDPMSEAFEKAGQNRPDRWAYTDEQLALLEGAKDEAKARGLWNFFLPDAATGEGLSNLDYAYIAIELGKNFLASETMNCSAPDTGNMEVLERVGTAEQKAQWLTPLLEGKIRSCFGMTEPGQASSDARNISTRAELDGDEWVINGEKYWISGAGDPRCKVMICMVKTSPEAPPHQQQSQILVPMEAGGLEIVGPMTVFGHDDAPHGHMHIRLKDVRVPKENMLLGEGRGFEISQLRLGPGRIHHCMRAIGQAEKALELMVRRGVTREAFGKPLIKLGKNLEIVSRARIDIEAMRLIVLKAARAMDVQGNREARVWISMAKAMVPETVCRILDEAIQLHGGTGVSDWTPLAGMYAAARTLRFADGPDEVHHMVVGRAETMSTMGAT; encoded by the coding sequence ATGACCGACACCCCCTCCCTCTACAGCTTTTCCGCCCGCGATGACATGCACGATCTGCGTATGTCCGAAGCGGCCTTGCCGCTGCTGGAGAAGGTCAAGAGCTTTATCGGTGAAATCGTCGATCCCATGTCGGAAGCTTTTGAAAAAGCAGGACAAAATAGGCCAGACCGCTGGGCCTATACGGACGAGCAGCTCGCCCTTTTGGAGGGGGCGAAGGACGAAGCCAAAGCCCGCGGCCTGTGGAATTTCTTCCTGCCCGATGCGGCGACGGGGGAGGGGCTCTCCAATCTCGATTACGCCTATATCGCCATCGAGCTTGGCAAGAATTTCCTCGCCTCAGAGACCATGAATTGTTCGGCGCCGGACACCGGCAATATGGAAGTGCTGGAGCGGGTCGGGACAGCTGAGCAAAAAGCGCAGTGGTTGACCCCCCTGCTTGAGGGGAAAATCCGTTCCTGCTTTGGGATGACCGAGCCCGGCCAGGCCTCCTCCGATGCACGCAATATTTCGACGCGGGCGGAGCTGGACGGCGATGAGTGGGTCATCAATGGCGAGAAATACTGGATCTCGGGGGCCGGCGATCCTCGGTGTAAAGTCATGATCTGCATGGTCAAAACCTCCCCGGAGGCGCCCCCCCACCAGCAGCAGAGCCAGATCCTGGTGCCAATGGAGGCAGGCGGCCTCGAGATCGTCGGGCCAATGACCGTCTTTGGTCACGACGACGCCCCCCATGGCCACATGCATATCAGGCTCAAGGATGTACGTGTCCCAAAAGAGAACATGTTGCTCGGTGAGGGGCGGGGGTTTGAGATCTCCCAGCTTCGTTTGGGCCCCGGCCGTATCCACCACTGCATGCGGGCCATCGGTCAGGCCGAAAAGGCGCTCGAATTGATGGTGCGGCGCGGGGTGACTCGGGAAGCCTTTGGAAAGCCCCTGATCAAACTGGGGAAGAACCTCGAAATCGTCTCCCGCGCGCGCATCGATATCGAAGCCATGCGGCTCATCGTCCTGAAAGCGGCCAGGGCCATGGATGTGCAAGGCAATCGAGAGGCGCGGGTGTGGATTTCCATGGCGAAAGCGATGGTCCCGGAAACCGTATGCCGGATTTTGGACGAGGCCATTCAACTCCATGGCGGGACGGGGGTGTCCGACTGGACCCCCCTGGCCGGGATGTACGCAGCGGCGCGTACCTTGCGCTTTGCGGACGGTCCCGATGAGGTCCATCATATGGTCGTCGGCCGCGCTGAGACGATGTCGACGATGGGGGCGACATAA
- a CDS encoding flavin-containing monooxygenase, whose protein sequence is MDGSAFPSPQEPGGGRPEGDEGQYDVVIVGAGISGINAAYRLTESDPTLTYKIFEGRERLGGTWDLFKYPGIRCDSEMSTLAFPFRPWEEKSLIGSGYEIRDYLEDTARENGIYPRIEFQTYVKSAAWSSEENLWTVKIVNAAGTERTVKGRYIYLGTGYYDYGSGYTPDFPGLESFGGQMIHPQHWPEDLPLKDKKAVIIGSGATAITLVPAMADEGAEVTMLQRSPTYVIAMPSSAAPARALRAVFGRNLGNKIERWRSHFLGDTFYKASKAFPGLIRNILQRRAQSLLGKNVSVDPHFTPKYNPWDQRLCLDPDAKLFKTLRKGKAKVVTDHIERFDETGIQLKSGDHLDADIVVSATGLNVKMFGDIDLSVDGRPIDPADHFVYRGMMLDGVPNFFLAIGYVNASWTLKVDLTAQLAASVIGRAKAGGHQRVAAIPLSDMGKESPLLDLTSGYVQRALERLPRQGAEEPWVVHQDFKKDIKSTREGMKGDEAVKFDPSPDQLKPFQPRTPSATAPELQAAE, encoded by the coding sequence ATGGACGGTAGTGCATTTCCGAGCCCACAAGAGCCCGGCGGCGGGCGGCCCGAAGGCGATGAAGGCCAATATGATGTGGTGATTGTCGGGGCGGGGATTTCCGGCATTAATGCCGCCTATCGTCTGACCGAATCCGATCCGACCCTGACCTACAAAATCTTCGAGGGGCGGGAGCGTCTGGGCGGCACCTGGGACCTGTTCAAATATCCCGGCATTCGCTGCGACAGTGAGATGTCCACCCTCGCCTTTCCCTTCCGCCCGTGGGAGGAGAAATCGCTGATTGGATCGGGATATGAGATCCGTGATTATCTCGAGGACACGGCGCGGGAAAACGGGATTTATCCGCGCATCGAGTTTCAGACATATGTCAAAAGCGCGGCCTGGTCGTCCGAGGAAAATCTCTGGACCGTAAAGATCGTCAACGCGGCGGGAACCGAACGCACCGTCAAGGGGCGCTATATCTATCTCGGGACCGGCTATTACGATTATGGCAGCGGCTATACCCCAGACTTCCCGGGCCTTGAGTCCTTCGGCGGACAGATGATCCATCCCCAGCACTGGCCGGAGGATCTGCCGCTGAAAGACAAAAAGGCCGTCATCATCGGCAGCGGCGCCACCGCCATCACCCTGGTCCCCGCCATGGCGGACGAGGGCGCAGAGGTGACGATGCTGCAACGCTCCCCCACCTATGTGATCGCGATGCCGAGTTCCGCGGCCCCGGCCCGTGCCCTTCGCGCGGTGTTCGGCCGCAATCTTGGTAACAAGATTGAGCGCTGGCGGAGCCATTTCCTCGGCGATACCTTTTACAAGGCCTCCAAGGCGTTTCCGGGGCTGATCCGGAACATCCTTCAGCGTCGGGCCCAATCCCTTTTGGGTAAAAATGTTTCGGTCGACCCGCATTTCACGCCGAAATACAATCCTTGGGATCAACGGCTTTGCCTCGACCCGGACGCGAAATTGTTCAAAACCCTTCGCAAGGGCAAGGCAAAGGTGGTCACCGACCATATTGAGCGGTTCGACGAGACCGGCATTCAGCTCAAATCGGGTGACCATCTTGATGCAGATATCGTCGTCAGCGCCACCGGCCTCAATGTGAAAATGTTCGGGGATATCGACCTGTCCGTGGATGGGCGCCCCATCGATCCGGCCGATCACTTCGTTTACCGGGGGATGATGCTGGATGGTGTGCCGAACTTCTTCCTGGCCATCGGCTATGTAAATGCCTCCTGGACCTTGAAGGTGGATCTGACCGCCCAGCTGGCGGCATCGGTCATCGGGCGGGCCAAGGCCGGCGGCCACCAACGTGTTGCCGCCATTCCATTGAGCGATATGGGGAAAGAATCGCCACTGCTCGACCTCACCTCCGGGTATGTCCAGCGGGCGCTTGAGCGTCTGCCGCGACAAGGGGCGGAAGAGCCCTGGGTTGTCCATCAGGACTTCAAGAAAGATATCAAGTCTACCCGCGAAGGCATGAAGGGAGACGAAGCCGTCAAATTCGATCCGAGCCCCGATCAGCTAAAGCCTTTTCAACCTCGGACACCTTCAGCCACCGCCCCCGAACTCCAGGCGGCGGAGTAA
- a CDS encoding flavin-containing monooxygenase, producing MSVTPIHKKQIYDVLIFGAGVSGIGCAATLRQKSPEKTWTILEMRHDLGGTWDLFKYPGIRSDSDLYTFSYEFKPWDRKRSIARGDEIKDYLDDTAKEFDVKDHIQFHTKILSCSWDSQQALWTVRVENTKTGEQSDVFGRWIFSGTGYYDYDKGYRPSFPNEDAYKGEIIHPQHWPEDLDYSGKRIAVIGSGATAVTLLPSLAEKAAHVIQVQRTPTYVLPVPQVDPWQYLFRPFVSKNTLHRLMRAKNILRQKLLWGASRRFPRMMRQFIRLVNKVYLPSHYPVDTHFNPPYDPWDQRLCAVPDGDLYKSLRKGECSIVTGTIARFTEKGIEMSSGETVEADIIVTATGLNIKLLGGVTYTVDGEEIDWSQRVVFKGMMYNGIPNFVMALGYTQSSWTLKVGLLCEYLCRLFAEMDRRGMAVCTPELPDRPMELRPLLDFGAGYVRRAIDKMPRQGDAFPWEMTFNYSEDAEMMKEGEVVAPELRLSPLPEALAYAAE from the coding sequence ATGTCAGTTACCCCCATTCATAAGAAACAAATCTATGACGTGCTGATTTTTGGGGCCGGTGTCTCAGGGATCGGCTGTGCCGCCACGCTTCGGCAGAAAAGTCCCGAAAAGACCTGGACCATCCTAGAGATGCGGCACGATCTTGGCGGCACCTGGGACCTCTTCAAATATCCCGGCATCCGCTCGGACAGCGACCTTTATACATTCAGCTATGAGTTCAAGCCGTGGGACCGCAAACGGTCGATCGCCCGGGGCGACGAGATCAAGGATTATCTCGACGACACCGCCAAGGAATTTGACGTCAAGGACCATATTCAATTCCATACCAAGATCCTGTCCTGTTCCTGGGACTCCCAACAAGCTCTGTGGACCGTCCGTGTCGAGAATACAAAGACCGGCGAGCAAAGCGATGTTTTCGGACGGTGGATATTCTCAGGGACCGGATATTACGACTACGACAAGGGCTATCGGCCTTCCTTCCCCAATGAAGACGCCTATAAAGGCGAGATCATTCATCCCCAGCATTGGCCCGAAGATCTCGACTATAGCGGCAAACGGATCGCGGTGATCGGCTCGGGGGCAACGGCGGTGACACTCCTTCCCTCCCTTGCCGAAAAAGCCGCTCATGTGATCCAGGTTCAGCGGACGCCCACCTATGTGTTGCCTGTGCCGCAAGTCGATCCCTGGCAGTATCTATTCAGGCCCTTTGTCTCGAAGAATACGCTCCACCGGTTGATGCGGGCGAAAAATATTCTCCGGCAGAAACTTCTTTGGGGGGCAAGCCGACGTTTTCCGCGCATGATGCGTCAATTCATCCGCCTTGTGAACAAGGTCTATCTGCCAAGCCACTATCCCGTGGATACGCATTTCAACCCCCCTTATGATCCGTGGGATCAGCGTCTCTGTGCCGTTCCTGACGGCGACCTCTACAAATCATTGAGAAAAGGGGAATGCTCAATCGTCACGGGAACGATCGCTCGGTTTACTGAAAAAGGGATCGAGATGAGTTCGGGTGAGACAGTCGAGGCCGATATCATCGTGACCGCCACCGGATTGAATATCAAACTTCTGGGGGGCGTGACCTACACCGTGGACGGTGAAGAAATCGATTGGTCGCAGCGGGTCGTCTTTAAGGGGATGATGTATAACGGAATCCCGAATTTCGTGATGGCGCTCGGCTATACCCAATCCTCCTGGACGCTTAAGGTTGGCCTTCTTTGCGAATATCTTTGCCGCCTGTTCGCGGAGATGGATCGTCGGGGGATGGCGGTGTGTACCCCGGAATTGCCCGATCGTCCCATGGAGTTGCGGCCGCTCCTCGATTTTGGTGCTGGATATGTTCGGCGGGCGATCGACAAGATGCCCCGACAGGGGGATGCCTTCCCATGGGAGATGACCTTCAATTACAGTGAGGATGCAGAGATGATGAAGGAGGGCGAAGTCGTCGCACCTGAACTTCGCCTCTCGCCCTTGCCTGAGGCGTTGGCCTACGCCGCAGAATAA
- a CDS encoding PucR family transcriptional regulator yields the protein MPITPDRLAYLMREAATRARLNPDKSLKMIDDAVLNAIDQTQDPLLVAQIRLANRLNMDYWLNRAFQAPEKIPEPNLSPEILRSVHENARVGLGETALEAFRAGQNAAFMIWMEVVFELTDDPEELKAVLDHSLRSISSFVEETARAIRIENAKGLEDAAQGSPAQRRVLVERLLEGETFDAPLAARRLGYRLDQRHQAVIFWIDRMEGDPDILADFATRLTTLTPGKSILRIDEDKSRLWLWFTDKIDSKMLASLRPETVYVAIGPVLSGVEGFRRSHLDARTAERLIAEGPGDRRIATYEDTRLAALMGTNSALRDQFLEEVLGPLSTAPPHFAQSLRAYFLHGENVSRTAEALAIHRNTLMRHLEGAEDLLPRPLSEARIEVAAALEALHWRRRDGSAAA from the coding sequence ATGCCCATCACTCCCGATCGTCTCGCCTATTTGATGCGGGAAGCGGCCACGCGGGCCCGGCTGAACCCTGATAAGAGCCTGAAAATGATCGACGATGCGGTCCTCAACGCCATCGACCAAACGCAAGACCCCCTGCTGGTTGCCCAAATTCGTCTCGCCAACAGGCTGAACATGGATTACTGGCTCAACCGGGCATTTCAGGCGCCGGAAAAAATCCCCGAGCCCAATCTCTCTCCGGAGATCCTTCGCTCGGTCCACGAAAACGCCCGGGTGGGTCTAGGGGAAACGGCCCTCGAAGCGTTCAGAGCCGGCCAGAACGCGGCCTTCATGATTTGGATGGAGGTCGTCTTTGAGCTGACTGACGATCCCGAGGAATTGAAGGCCGTTCTCGACCATTCCTTGCGGTCGATCTCGTCCTTTGTGGAAGAAACCGCGCGGGCAATTCGCATTGAGAATGCCAAAGGCCTCGAAGACGCAGCCCAAGGGTCCCCTGCCCAACGGCGGGTCCTGGTCGAGCGGCTATTGGAGGGCGAAACGTTCGATGCCCCCCTGGCCGCGCGCCGTCTTGGCTATCGCCTAGACCAACGTCATCAGGCGGTCATCTTTTGGATTGACCGGATGGAGGGAGATCCGGACATCCTTGCGGATTTCGCCACCAGGCTGACCACACTGACCCCGGGGAAATCCATTCTTCGGATCGACGAGGACAAATCGCGGTTGTGGCTCTGGTTCACCGACAAGATCGACAGCAAGATGTTGGCCTCTCTCCGGCCCGAGACGGTCTATGTGGCGATCGGACCTGTCCTGTCCGGGGTGGAGGGGTTTCGGCGCAGCCACCTTGATGCGCGAACCGCCGAGCGCCTTATTGCCGAGGGCCCAGGTGACCGGCGAATAGCCACTTATGAAGACACCCGACTCGCCGCGCTCATGGGGACGAATTCGGCCCTGCGGGATCAGTTTCTTGAGGAAGTCCTCGGGCCTCTTTCAACGGCTCCCCCCCATTTCGCCCAATCCCTGAGGGCCTATTTTCTTCATGGTGAGAATGTCAGCCGTACCGCAGAGGCCCTCGCCATTCATCGGAATACCTTGATGCGCCATTTGGAAGGGGCCGAGGATTTGCTTCCCCGCCCCCTCTCCGAAG